Below is a window of Vibrio sp. SS-MA-C1-2 DNA.
TATGCGGTTGGATATTACAAACAACATAAAGTCTTTTACCTAGAGCATGCGCTTCATTAATACCAATCTGTAAATTTTCGTGGTTAAACTCATTATTACGCACACGAAGGCTATAACGTGGCTGTCCTGCATAAACGGCATCAGCACCATAAGCAAAGGCGTAACGCATATTTTTAAGGCTACCAGCAGGAGAGAGTAATTCAGGTGTAAAAGTCATTTTTTATCTTCTTATATCTGATTGTAAGTCAGGCTACACCACCAAATGGTGTAGATGAGGCGGCGATTCTATAGTGATCGGCCTGTAAATAGCAAATAATCACAAAAAATTAATTTCCGCGAACCCGTCATTTTTCGAGTATAATCTGGAAATATAAAAATTTGCAGATTAAATAATCAACACTTTGCTGGAGAAAAATATGTCCTCTAATGCACCGGTAATTACGGTAGATGGCCCGAGTGGCGCCGGGAAGGGAACCTTATGTATGTTATTAGCTGATAAGTTGGGGATGAAATTACTCGACTCTGGTGCTATTTATCGTGTGTTGTCGCTAGCTGCATTAAACCAGCAAGTTGACCTTGAAGATGAAGCTTCGCTGGTTCCAGTGGCTCAAAATCTCAATGTTGAGTTTGTGGCGGAAGGCGATTTAGTTAAAGTTATTTTAGAGGGTGAAGATGTTTCAAGGACGCTTCGTACCGAAAAAGTCGGTATGACGGCATCTAAGGTTGCAGCCTTTCCTTTAGTTCGATCTGCATTGCTTGAACGACAGCAAGCATTTGCTATGGAACCAGGCCTTGTTGCTGATGGTCGCGACATGGGAACGGTAGTCTTCCCTAACGCAACGGCGAAAAT
It encodes the following:
- the cmk gene encoding (d)CMP kinase; this encodes MSSNAPVITVDGPSGAGKGTLCMLLADKLGMKLLDSGAIYRVLSLAALNQQVDLEDEASLVPVAQNLNVEFVAEGDLVKVILEGEDVSRTLRTEKVGMTASKVAAFPLVRSALLERQQAFAMEPGLVADGRDMGTVVFPNATAKIFLDASAEERADRRLKQLQAKGFDGKFDELLSEIQERDFRDRNRAVAPLRPADDALVLDSTSLSIEEVVNQAYEYITEKLVIR